CCGGGGCTGAAGAGGCGGCTGGCGCGTCTGTTGGACGAGGATTTTGTGGGAGAAATCCTGCTCGAAAAAGGCGGTTTTGACCCTGGCGTTCTGGTACCTCTGCGGGCGGCCTACCGCAGCCGGGATGAGGAAACTGCGGCCAAACTGGTAAGCGACGAGATGGTGAGAGCGTTCTATGTGATCGGGCCGGCCGAGACCTGCAAGGAGCGCATCAACGCCTACCGGGCGGCCGGGGTTGACGCGCCCCTGCTGTTGCCACGTCTGGAGGATTATCGCAAGGTGGCCGAGGCCCTGCGGGACTAACTCTCGTCAGCCTTCACCCCGCCGGCCGCCGGCCAGCGTGCTTGGCAAAGCCATATTTTTAACATTTGACTTTTGCCCTTTGACTTTCCCCTCACTCCGTCCGACTGGCCTTCACCCCGGCCAAGAAATCAAGCACGGCCAGCCCAAAAGCATCGTTCTGGTCTCCGGCCACCATATGGCCCGCGCCCGAGACATCCGCGTACTGGGCGTGGGGTACGGCGTGACGAAACTCGTCGGCGGTCTCTTCACTGACCACATCGCTGATTTTTCCACGGACCAGCAGGGTCGGGACGGTCAGGCCCCGGGCGGCCGCCAGCATCCGCTCGGGGTCACGGCGCAGCCGGGCCGGGCTCAGCATCTGGGGGTCCCAGTGCCAGCGGTAGCGGCCGTCCTCGCCCTGGCGCAGATTTTTTTCGAGGCCGCTCAGATTCTTGGGTCGTGGCCGGTGGGGCAGATAGGCGGCTACATAGTCGGCCGCCTCTTCGAGGTCGGCAAAGCCATTGGGCCGGCCGGTCATGAAGGCTCGGATGCGGTCAACCCCCTCCTGCTCTACCCGGGGCGTGATATCCACCAGCACGACGGCCGAGCTGACCGGCTCGGCCGACTCGCCCTCGGTCAGCAGCGAGGTCATGCCGCCCAGCGAGGCGCCGATCAGGACCGGCCGCTGGCTGAAATGGCCCAGGACTTTATGCAGGTCCGCCACATAGGCGTCGATATTATAATTGCCGTCCGGCGCCCAGTCGCTGTCGCCGTGGCCGCGCAGGTCAATCGAGACCGCATACCAGCCCTGCTCGGCCAGGGTCCGCGCCGTCCCGCCCCAGGCGTAGCGGGTCTGTCCCCCGCCGTGCAAGAGCAGAACGGGCGGAGCGTCGCTCGCCCCCCAGGCATCGGCGGTCAGCCTCAGTTGAGTCTCGACCTGATAGTGGATCTTTTGCGGAGAACCGGTGTTGTGTCCTACCATCGCACTTCCTTGTGTCTCAAAATGATGCCGCAGCCTAACAGGACGACGGGTCCGAGACAAGTCTTATCCAACTGAACGCTCAGTCAGCCAGCCCCGCCTATTGACCCGGCCGAGAGAATTGAGTACCGAGCTAGGAGCACCTGACGGGTGTTGAGAAAGGAACGGACAGGATGGCTGACAGCGCAAGTTTTGCGGCCGACCCGCGCTACGCGGGCTGCGACCAGATCACGACGGTCGGCACCGGGGTGCTCAACAGCCGACGCGCGTTTCGGGCGCAGTCTCAGCTGGTGTGGGCGGTTCAGGGTGCGGGCAGAGCCTATCTGCAACGGCGCCCCGGCTCTGCACCCGGCCCGGACGCCACTCCCTGGCAGCGGCTCCAGTCGGCCTATGGACGGATCAGGGTACCGATTCCTGAGGGTCATGCGGCCCGCAGCCGGGTTGCCCGGCTTGAGGTCGGCGACGCCGCCGACCTGATCTACATCGGGGTTGAGGACCTGGACGCCGGCGGCCTGGGCTCAAAGTTTGTCGTGGCTTTTTCTGAGCGTCCGGCTGCGGTCGAGAACCTGCCGTCGCTGGCCAGCCTGCCCGATCACAGCTGGCAACCAGCCGTCCTGCCGACCGACCAGGCGCTGCGCTGGTTGGGGCCGCCGGCCGAGAGCATCGAAGCCCTGGCGGTCCAGGCGAGTCTGATGTCGATCAACCGTTCCAAAGCGTTTGACCGTCAGCTGGGCGTGGCGCCGGATCAAACCGGAAAGGGTAGACGTTTGTATATGGCGCTCGACCTCCGCATTGACCGCCTGGCAGACTGGCCCCACACGCCTGACGAGCCGCTGGTGGCCTACCACCGGACCGATCTATTACAGCCGGACTCCGGCTCACACCTGCACCAGCTGTTGCTCGCTCCGGTCGCTAGCCAACAGGTCTTGTGTCGGGCGGTGGTGCACATTGTGCGGATAGGGCCGCGCCAGGACACGGCGCGGCCGTGGGGGACGATTACTGCCGCCGGGGTGGCCACCAAGCCGCAGCGGCTGGACGGACTGTTCTTTTACCCGGCGCTCGACTTTGTGGCCTGAGAGAAATCGGCCGGCGCTCGGCCCTTGGTAAAGACAAAGCTCTGGCCCATATCCGCCCGTATATTCTTCATATGGGTGACGTACTTGGGGAAGCCGCCGTTGTAGTTGCCGTCCTGGCGACGCTGAAACTCACCCTCGAAGTTGTAATAGCCCGGCGTGCAGTCCTGGTTGCGGGTCGTCTTGCCGCGGTGGGCGATGACTTCCTGCACCCACCACTCCTCGGCCTCGGGGGTGGCATCAATGGACTGGTAGCCGTGGCGACGGACGTGGTCGATACAGGCCGCGATATGATCGCCCTGGGACTGGAGCATATCGGTCAGGTTGAACTGAAACGAGGCC
The Desulfurellaceae bacterium genome window above contains:
- a CDS encoding alpha/beta hydrolase, whose translation is MVGHNTGSPQKIHYQVETQLRLTADAWGASDAPPVLLLHGGGQTRYAWGGTARTLAEQGWYAVSIDLRGHGDSDWAPDGNYNIDAYVADLHKVLGHFSQRPVLIGASLGGMTSLLTEGESAEPVSSAVVLVDITPRVEQEGVDRIRAFMTGRPNGFADLEEAADYVAAYLPHRPRPKNLSGLEKNLRQGEDGRYRWHWDPQMLSPARLRRDPERMLAAARGLTVPTLLVRGKISDVVSEETADEFRHAVPHAQYADVSGAGHMVAGDQNDAFGLAVLDFLAGVKASRTE